From the Achromobacter xylosoxidans A8 genome, the window GATGGCGCGGAGCGGTAACCGCCGCTTTCCACTGGCCGGATTGTTCCTGCCAGTACGCCTGATACATCGTGGTGTCCTGCGGCGGGTTTGTTGCCGCCTGGAGTTCCTTGGTTTTAGCTCGCTCCGCGTTGCAGTCCAGTTCCAGCACGACCTTCCCGGTAGCCTTCTCCGTCACTTTCGCGGCGCGGTTCCAAAGCTTGGGGATACCGCGATCCAGGCAGGCCCGATGCGCAGCTCCTTCTGCAAAATTCAGATCGGTCCCAGGTTGATTTGCCGCAGGCCCCTTCCACACTCCCGCAGGATCCTCCCAGGTGGCGACGTATTGCGCGTCAGCCGGACCAGCCAGCAGCATGCCTATCACGCCCGCACCGCATAGCCAATTCCTCATGATCGCCCCCCATTCTCTTTTTGAACGAGTAGGTTATTCGTGATCGCGGTGTAAGTAACTAGCCCGGAAGGAGCAATCCGATGCTTCCGGGCGATACGGTGACACAGCCCTAAGCTCCCCTTTCCCGGCCCGATCCATCAAGTCCGTCGAATCTGATGCAGGCCACCTCGTCCGCCTTGATCCGGATCGCAAAAACTGACCAGTCTCAGCCCTGGCGGCTCGATTTCGAACGAGTTAGATAGCGCAGTCAGCCTGTCAACACGCCATCATCGGCTTTTGGAAATCACATCGCTCATGTACTTGTTCAAATCCCGAAAATCCTGAACGGTCCAGGAGTGCGGCGCCAGCTTCACGCCGTTCTCTCTCAACGTTCTCGGAATCAGATCTCCGTTCGGACGAAGGATTACCGACGAGACTATGACGCCCGGATATTCATTGAGTCGCTTCTTGAACGCAGTCGTTGTGAGGTCGGGCGTGGGAGGATTGCTTTTCTTGGCCAGTGGCCCCGAGCCCTTGATATCTGCGCCGTGGCACATCGCGCATCTCTGGGTGTAGAGATTCTTCCCGTTGAGGCTCTGTGCGAAAGATAGTGATGGTTGAGTCAACACCCACGCTCCTAGCGTGGCGAGGACTAATTCTCTTGCTTTCATTTGTCCTTGTCGTATCAGGCAAATTGGCGGGCCGCCGAGTATAGACTCGTAGCAAGAAAATTGGTGCCAGACTACAGTTCCGAAGCACAGTCAGCGGCCCTCGCGCTTCTCGACCAGAAAATCAATCAACGCGCGCACCTTGGCGGGCATCTGAGCCCGAGTTGGCGCATAGATATAGAACCCCGCGAAGGGCTTGCACCAGTTGTGCAGCACACGCACCAGCGCGCCGGACTCCAGATGTTGCTGGACAGCGATGTCGATGTGCTGCATGAGTCCAGCGCCTTGCAACGCGGCACGGATCATTCCGTCGTCGTCGTTGGTGATGATGCGGCCCTGAGGCTCCACGGTGAAGGTGTGGCCGCCGGCCTCGGGCGAGGTGAATTCCCACGGGTGGATCGCACCCCGGGTCTGCCTGAAACGCAGGCAGTTGTGCCGGGACAGGTCTGCCGGTGTGACGGGCAAGCCATGTTGCTCGAAGTACGCGGGCGTGGCCACTACCGCCATTTCCAGCGCTGACGTGATCGGCACCGCCACCATGTGTTCGGCCAGGCTCTCGCCTATGCGTATGCCGGCATCACAGCCTTCGGCCACGATGTTGGCCAGCGCATCGTCCATGACCAGTTCCAGTTGGAGTCTGGGGTAGCGCGTACAAAACTCCTGCAAATGGGGGTCCAGCAGCGTTTTGGCCGCTACGCGCGAGGTGTTCACCCGCACCAGCCCGGAGGGCTCGTCACGCATGTCGTGCATGGTGCGTACCGTGCGCTCCACCGCGATCAATGCCGGATACCACACGTCATAGAGACGCTGGCCTTCTTCGGTCAGCGACATGTCCCGCGTCGTGCGGTACAGCAGCTTGACGTTCAAGCGGCGCTCCAGTGCCTTCACGTTCTGCGACAGATTGGCGCGAGAGACCCCCATTTCAGCCGCGGCTTTGGTAAAGCTGCGGTGGTGGGCCACATGGGCGAACCAGGCCAGGGAAGGAAGCAATGACGGGTCCATGCAACGCTCATTGTCAATTTGGAAATACTACTGTAGTTCGAATTGGGGGCTATGGCTAACCAAATGCACGGCGTACAGTGCATTCATCGGGCTTGGGCTTGCGCCTTCAGACAGAAGTGGCCCGGCAATTCCTACTTAGCGGCCACCAGGAGCGCATCATGCAAAGCGTCAAGATCAAGCACACCTACTGGGACATTGCGGCGGACCTGTACTTCCCGCCGGATTTCGACAAAAGCAGGAAGTACCCGGCGATCATCAGCGCGCACCCCATAGGAAGCTGCAAGGAGCAGACCTCGGGCAAGGTCTACGGCGAGGCCCTGGCCAAGGCAGGTTTCGTCGTCATCGCCTTCGATGCCAGCTTCCAGGGCGCCAGCGGCGGCGAACCGCGTTTCACCGAAGACCCCACGCTGCGCGTCGAGGACTTTCGGGTGGTGTGCGACTACCTGGTGACGCTGCCCTATGTGGACGAAGAACGCATCGGCGTGCTGGGTATTTGTGGAGGCGGCGGCTACTCCATCAACGCCGCCATGACCGAGCGCCGGATCAAGGCCGTGGGCACCGTCACGGGCGCGAACTATGGCCGCCTGATGCGCGAAGGCTTCAGCGGATTTGATCCTATCGGCGCGCTGGAGGCCATGGCCAAGCAGCGCACGGCAGAGGCCCGGGGGGCCGCGCTGCGCGTTGACGACCTGCTGCCGCCCTCGCCCGAGGCAGCCAAGGAAGCGGGCATCAAGGAAATTGACGTGCTTGGCGCCACCGAGTACTACCGCAGTGACCGTGGCCGCGCGCCCAATGGCCTGAACCGTGCGCTGCTCTCGCACCAGTCCGCGGCCATAGGCTGGGATGCTTTTCACCTCTGCGAGACCTTGTTGACGCAGCCCTTGATGGTGGTGGTCGGCGATCAGGTCGGGGCCTTTGGCGCCTACCGCGACGGCTGCGAGATCATTGGCCGCGCCGCCTCGAAGAAGAAGGAGTTGGTCGTGGTCGAAGGCTGGTCGCATTATGACCTGTACGACAAGCCCGAGCCCGTCGGCCAGGCGTTGGCCAAGCTGATCCCCTTCTATCAGGAAAACCTGTAGACGCAGGCTGAGCGCGAGCCTGCTGCTCCCCGGCCTTCTGCGAGAACAAGCCATCGGCCCCGCCGGAGACGGCTGGGCCGATTCATTTGGAGAGGAACAACATGACCAAGGCCATGACCAAGGTATTGATCCTGGGCGCGAGCGGCCAGATTGCCCGCTGGGTCGTACAGATGCTGGGCGAGCGCAAGGATCTCGAACAGACTCTGCTTGTGCGCGACCCCAAGAAGCTCACCAGCGCGGAACCCGCCAACGCCAGAATAGCCATCGGCGATGTGATGGACAAGAAGCTGCTGCCCCAGCTTATGGAGGGACAGGATGTGGTCTATGCCAATCTGGCGGGTGACGTGGACAAACAGACTGCGCACATCCTGGCGGTGATGAGGTCCAAGGGCGTCAAGCGCCTGATCATCGTGAACTCGCTGGGCATCTATGACGAAGTGCCAGGCAAGTTCGGCGAATGGAACCGCCACGAGATCGGCCAGTACCTGCCGCCTTACCGCAAGTCAGCGGATCTGATCGAGGCGTCCGATACCGACTACACCATCTTGCGTGCTGCCTGGCTGCAGAACGAAGAGGAAGTGGACTACGAGATCACCGGGCGGGACGAGCCATTCAAGGGCACCGAAGTATCGCGCAAGAGCGTGGCAGCGTTGGTGACGGAACTGGTAGCGCACCCCGAGCGGCTGGTGCGCGCCAACGTGGGGGTGAACAAGCCCAATACCGCCGGCGACAAGCCAGCTTTCGCTTGATTCGAAGCTTCTCTACTCAGTTCCCGCCCCCTACGCCACCCAAGCCTTCAATCATCCCCTCCCGCCGACGCATTCCGAGCCTCAGCCAGCGCCACCGTCAAATGCATCACCTTCTTCTTAAGCTGATCCCGCTCATCCGTCAGCCGGGTCAGCAGTTCGCGCAGCCGCACCACCTCGGCCGGCAAATCCGCAATATTCTCAACAGGAATATCCGGCACAGCCTCCCGCGGCGGCGGCGCCTTGGCTTGGCGGACTTCCCGGGCAGCCTGCTGCAATTCCTTCCTGCCGCCAGCCACTGCCGCAGCCTGGCGCTCGGGCGGCAACGTCGCCACAGCCGCCGCAGCATTGATGGAGATAGCCCCATCCTTGACCGCCCGCACCAGTTCCGGCGCTGCAGCCTTCTGTATCTTCTCGATCTGCCCCAAGGTATTGCTGCTGATACGCGCAGCCCGAGCCAGAGCCTGGCGGCTCAGCGCCTGCGACACGACTGCGGCCGGCAACGGCGGCGGTTCGCCGGAGTCTTCGTCCCAAGGCGGATCGTCGGACGCGGGCGCCGAGGGGGTGCGCGCCTGCAGGATTTCCTTCTTGCGCAACGCCAGCACCCCACGCTGGAAGTCGGACACGCTACGCCGGCCCAGGTGGTTTTCGATCATCCATAGGTGCACGTCCTCGATGGACTTGAACGAGGTGTTCTGGCGGGTCTCGAAGGGGATGCCGTGCTGCATGCAGAGCGCATGGCGGTTGTGGCCGTCGACCAGCAGATCGCCCCATAGCACCAGGGCGTCCCGGCAGCCTTCGGCCAGCAGGCTGCGTTCCAGCGCTTCGCGCTCGTCGTCGGTCAAGGGGTCTATGTAGGCGCGCAGGCCCTCGTCTATCCTGATTTCCATGGTGTCCAAATACGGTTACGCCGAGGCCCGGCACGCAATACGAGCCATACGAGGCCCCTGGCATCTGCCCTAAACCAGCCCTTGATCTGTCCTAAGCCAGCCCCTGCCCCCGCAGCACGTCCTGGATTGCCGCCAGGCGCGCCACCGGATCGGTCATGGCGAGCAAGGCGGCCTTGTCGTCGGGCGGCAGCGGCAGCAGTTCGCACCAGCGATCGGCGACCCAGCCGCTGTCGTCGAGCCGGAACGGCGGGCCCAGGGGCATTCTTTCGGGGGACACCCCGTCTTGCTGCCATTGGGCGACCAGGCGTCCCAACGCGTCGGCGCTAGGCTGCATGGCCGCCGGCACGGGCGCGGGCGGGTCGTCGGGGATGGGCTCGGCCTGGCCCATCCAAAGGCCGTATTTTGCCACCTCGCTGGAAAGCAGCCGGAAGCGGCTGGTGCCGACGCAGCGCAGCTCCAGCAGGGCCGGCATGGGCGCGTCCCACGATTCGATGCGCGCCATCGTACCGACCGGCGCCAGCGTCTCCATGCCCTCCGGCGTGCGAACCTCCTGGCCCGACAGCAGGCCCACCACGCCGAACTCGCTGCCGTCCGCGATGCATCGTCGGATCATGTCCAGGTAGCGCACCTCGAAGATGCGCAAATGCAGCACGCCGGCGGGAAACAGCGCGTTGGATAGCGGAAACAGCGGAATCAGAGACATGGCGGCCTCCTATTTCACGATGAATGCCTCGTCGACAGGCACCTGCATGGCCGTGACCATGGCGTTGGTCTGCGCGGCCATGCCGATCACGCCCAGCAGTTCGGCATGCTGGCCGTCGGTCATGCCCTTGGCGCGGGCGGCGGCGGTGTGGGAGTGGATGCAGTAAGTGCAGCCGTTGGCGGTGGACACGGCGATGTAGATCATTTCACGCACCAGCGGCGAGAGTTCGCCGTCGGCCATCATGACCTGTTTGAGCTGGCCCCAGACCCGCTCCAGCTGCGGCGGATCGTTGGCCAGGGCGCGCCAGAAGTTGTTGATGAAATCCGACTTGCGCGTGGCGCGAATGTCTTCGAACACGGCCCAGGCTTGCGGGCTTTTGCGTACGTCTTCGTCGGACAGCAGTGTTACGGTGCTCATGCGGCGCTTCCCTGGAAACTAGTTCAATTCGATGAAAAGACATGTCACGCACTCGCCATATCGCGCGGCGCGGCCATGCCCTATGATGTAGCCCGGTTCGCGGCGCTCAGACGCTGCGGCCGTCGTACGGAATGCGGGGCCAGGCGTTCAGATCCACGTTTTCCAGGCAGCGCACGTTCACCGCCGCGGTCTCTTCGCCCTTGGCGCCTACGCCAAAGCCGAATGGCGCGCAGCCGCAATTGGCGCAGAAATGGTGTGAGATCACGTGCTTGTTGAACCGGTAGGTCGACAAGCCGCTGGCGGGCGTGGCAAGGCGCACGCTGGCGCGAGGCACGAACCACAGCAGATAGCCTTTACGGATGCAGTGCGAGCAATTGCATTCCAGGACCTGGGACGGTTCGCCGTCGACTTCAAATGCGATCTGTCCGCAATGGCAGCTTCCTTTCAGCATGGCCGGGCTCCTTGGTATGTGAGGGTCGGGCTTCCATCATAGAGCGGCGCCGCCCTCCTGGCACCGTCCGTTCACCACTCTGGAGAGATCATGCCCCAACTATCCGCCTACCTCAGCTTTGACGGCAATTGCGCCGAAGCCATGCAGTTCTACGAACGCGTGCTGGGCGGCCGGATGGAGGCCATGATCCGCTATGCGGACGCGCCGCCCGACGCCGCCATGCCGGTCCTGTCGGACGAAGACGCCGGGCGCATCATGCACGCACGCCTGGGCCTGGACGAGCAGACGCTGATGGGCAGCGATGCCACCGCCGGGCATCCTTACCCTGGCAAACAGGGCGTGGCCCTGTCCCTGGCCTATCCCACGGTCTCGGACGCGCAGCGCGTCTTCGAGCTGCTGGCCGATGGCGGCAGTATTACGATGCCGCTGCAGAAGACCTTCTGGGCCGAAGCCCATGGCTCGCTGATAGACCGCTACGGCACCCGCTGGATGGTCAGCGGCGGGCGCGTTTCCCACTAAGAAGCAAGACGGCGGATCGAGCCGCCATCCACGGAGCAACAACTGATGACGCATGGAATACACGGCAAGCAACGCTGGTGGGCGCTGATGGTGCTTTGCCTGGGCGTGTTGATGATTGTGCTGGACACCACCATCGTGAACGTCGCCCTGCCCTCTATTCGCGAAGACCTGCATTTCACCGAGACCTCGCTGGTCTGGGTGGTGAATGCCTACATGCTGACGTTCGGCGGCTTCCTGCTGCTGGGTGGGCGGCTGGGCGACCTGCTGGGCCACCGCCGCATGTTCCTGGCGGGCCTGGTGGTCTTCACCATCGCCTCGCTGGCCTGTGGCCTGGCGCAGAACCAGGCCCTGCTGATCGGCGCACGCGCCGCGCAGGGGTTGGGCGGCGCGGTGGTGTCGGCGGTGTCGCTGTCGCTCATCATGAATCTGTTCACCGAAACGGGCGAACGGGCGCGCGCCATGGGCGTGTACGGCTTTGTCTGTGCAGGCGGCGGCAGCATCGGGGTGCTGTTGGGCGGGCTGCTGACCAGCGCACTGTCCTGGCACTGGATCTTCCTGGTCAACCTGCCTATCGGCGTAGTGGTCTATGCGCTGTGCCTGCGGCTGATTCCGGCCGCCCGGCCCGCCGCCGCGGGTACCCGGCTGGACGTGGCCGGCGCGCTCAGCGTCACGGCCTCGCTCATGCTGGCGGTGTATGCCGTGGTCAATGGCAATGAAGCCGGCTGGACGTCGACGCAATCGCTGACCCTGCTGGGCGCGGCCGCCGCGCTGATGATCCTGTTCCTGACCATCGAGGCGCGGGTGGAATCGCCGCTGATGCCGCTGGGCCTGTTCCGCCTGCGCAACGTGGCCACCGCCAACGTCGTGGGCGTGCTGTGGGCTGCTGCCATGTTCGCGTGGTTCTTCGTGTCGGCGCTGTACATGCAGCTGGTGCTGGGCTATAGCCCTATGGAAGTGGGCCTGGCCTTCCTGCCGGCCAACCTCATCATGGCGGCGTTCTCGCTGGGCCTGTCGGCCAAGCTGGTGATGCGCTTCGGCATCCGCGCGCCGTTGGCCACGGGCCTGTTCATGGCAGCGTTGGGACTGGCGCTGTTTGCGCGCGCGCCGGTGGACGGCAGCTTCGCCGCGGACGTGCTGCCCGGCATGCTATTGCTGGGCCTGGGCGCGGGCGTGGCCTTCAATCCCATGCTGCTGGCCGCGATGAGCGATGTGGAGCCCAGCCAGTCGGGCCTGGCTTCGGGCGTGGTCAACACCGCTTTCATGATGGGTGGCGCATTGGGCCTGGCGGTGCTGGCCAGTCTGGCCGCGGCGCGCAGCGCGGGCCTGGCCGCCGCAGGCGCGGCGCCGAGCGTGGCGCTGAATGGCGGCTATCAGCTGACCTTTCTGGCGGGCGCGCTGATCGCGGGGCTGGCCGCGGTGCTGAGCGCGCTGCTGGTGCGCACACGCAACCATGAGTTGTCGGTCCAGGCCGGTACCACACACTGAACCCGGATTTTGCGGCACGCGGGCGGACAGGCATTGCCCTGCCCGCCCGCGCCGCCATTGCCGCTACTTGCGCGGCATCCAGTTTTCCGCCAGCTTCACGAAGGCGCTGGCGCCGATCGGCAGCAGCGCATCGTTGAAGTCGTAGCTGGTGTTGTGGACCAGGCACGGACCTTCACCGTGGCCAGGTTCGCGGTGGTCGCCTTCGCCGTTGCCGATGAAGCAATAGCTGCCGGGCACCTCTTCCAGCATGAAGGAAAAATCCTCGGCCGCCATGATGGGCGCCTGCACCAGCACGCGCTCCTGCCCCACCACCTGGGTCAGCGCGTTGCGCATGAAGGAGGTCTCGGCTTCGTGGTTGATGGTCGACGGATAGTGCCGCGTGAAAACGAATTCGCACTGCGCGCCGAACATGCCAGCCACGTGCTGCGCGACCTCGCCCATGCGGCGCTCGATCAGGTCCAGCGTTTCGCGGGTGTAGGCGCGCACCGTGCCGCGCAGTTCGCAGGTGTCGGGGATGACGTTGACGACCCCGCCCGCCTGCACTGTGGTTACCGAGATGACTGCCGTCTCCAGCGGTTTCTTGTTGCGGCTGATGATGGTCTGGAAGGCCTCGATCATCTGGGCCGCCGCGGGTATGGGATCGATGGCCAGGTGCGGCATGGCCGCGTGGCCGCCCTTGCCGCGTATGGTCACGTGGAATTCGCTGTTGGACGCCAGCACCGGCCCCGCGGACGAGGCGAAGCAGCCGACCGGGATGCCCGGCATGTTGTGCATGCCGAACACGGCTTCCATGGGAAATTTCTCGAACAGGCCGTCGCGCATCATCTCGCGCGCGCCGCCGCCGCGCTCTTCGGCCGGCTGGAAGATCAGGTAGACCGTGCCGTCGAAGTTGCGATGGCGCGCCAGATGCTGGGCGGCGCCCAGCAACATGGCGGTGTGGCCGTCGTGGCCGCAGGCGTGCATCACGCCGGGATGCTTGCTGGCGTGGCTGAACTGGTTGACCTCGTGCATGGGCAGCGCGTCCATGTCGGCGCGCAGGCCCAGGGTGCGGCCGGAGTCGCCATTGCGGATCACGCCCACCAGGCCGGTCTTGCCGAAGCCCCGATGCACCGGGATGTCCCAGCTTTCCAGCAGCTGGGCCACCAGGTCGGAGGTGCGGTTCTCTTCGAACGCCAGTTCCGGATGCGCATGGATGTCCCTGCGGATGTCGCGGATGGACGGGGAGTTTTCAACAATCTCTTCGATCAGGTTCATAAGCTGCTGCGGGCTCCGCAAGCGGAGCCCGGAATTAGAGGGCTGTTACGCACTGACGCGAGCCTTGCGCAGGCCCTCGGGTTGGAAAGGG encodes:
- a CDS encoding c-type cytochrome, which codes for MKARELVLATLGAWVLTQPSLSFAQSLNGKNLYTQRCAMCHGADIKGSGPLAKKSNPPTPDLTTTAFKKRLNEYPGVIVSSVILRPNGDLIPRTLRENGVKLAPHSWTVQDFRDLNKYMSDVISKSR
- a CDS encoding LysR family transcriptional regulator, whose product is MDPSLLPSLAWFAHVAHHRSFTKAAAEMGVSRANLSQNVKALERRLNVKLLYRTTRDMSLTEEGQRLYDVWYPALIAVERTVRTMHDMRDEPSGLVRVNTSRVAAKTLLDPHLQEFCTRYPRLQLELVMDDALANIVAEGCDAGIRIGESLAEHMVAVPITSALEMAVVATPAYFEQHGLPVTPADLSRHNCLRFRQTRGAIHPWEFTSPEAGGHTFTVEPQGRIITNDDDGMIRAALQGAGLMQHIDIAVQQHLESGALVRVLHNWCKPFAGFYIYAPTRAQMPAKVRALIDFLVEKREGR
- a CDS encoding alpha/beta hydrolase gives rise to the protein MQSVKIKHTYWDIAADLYFPPDFDKSRKYPAIISAHPIGSCKEQTSGKVYGEALAKAGFVVIAFDASFQGASGGEPRFTEDPTLRVEDFRVVCDYLVTLPYVDEERIGVLGICGGGGYSINAAMTERRIKAVGTVTGANYGRLMREGFSGFDPIGALEAMAKQRTAEARGAALRVDDLLPPSPEAAKEAGIKEIDVLGATEYYRSDRGRAPNGLNRALLSHQSAAIGWDAFHLCETLLTQPLMVVVGDQVGAFGAYRDGCEIIGRAASKKKELVVVEGWSHYDLYDKPEPVGQALAKLIPFYQENL
- a CDS encoding SDR family oxidoreductase, producing the protein MTKAMTKVLILGASGQIARWVVQMLGERKDLEQTLLVRDPKKLTSAEPANARIAIGDVMDKKLLPQLMEGQDVVYANLAGDVDKQTAHILAVMRSKGVKRLIIVNSLGIYDEVPGKFGEWNRHEIGQYLPPYRKSADLIEASDTDYTILRAAWLQNEEEVDYEITGRDEPFKGTEVSRKSVAALVTELVAHPERLVRANVGVNKPNTAGDKPAFA
- a CDS encoding LON peptidase substrate-binding domain-containing protein, producing MSLIPLFPLSNALFPAGVLHLRIFEVRYLDMIRRCIADGSEFGVVGLLSGQEVRTPEGMETLAPVGTMARIESWDAPMPALLELRCVGTSRFRLLSSEVAKYGLWMGQAEPIPDDPPAPVPAAMQPSADALGRLVAQWQQDGVSPERMPLGPPFRLDDSGWVADRWCELLPLPPDDKAALLAMTDPVARLAAIQDVLRGQGLA
- a CDS encoding carboxymuconolactone decarboxylase family protein, coding for MSTVTLLSDEDVRKSPQAWAVFEDIRATRKSDFINNFWRALANDPPQLERVWGQLKQVMMADGELSPLVREMIYIAVSTANGCTYCIHSHTAAARAKGMTDGQHAELLGVIGMAAQTNAMVTAMQVPVDEAFIVK
- a CDS encoding GFA family protein, translated to MLKGSCHCGQIAFEVDGEPSQVLECNCSHCIRKGYLLWFVPRASVRLATPASGLSTYRFNKHVISHHFCANCGCAPFGFGVGAKGEETAAVNVRCLENVDLNAWPRIPYDGRSV
- a CDS encoding VOC family protein; this encodes MPQLSAYLSFDGNCAEAMQFYERVLGGRMEAMIRYADAPPDAAMPVLSDEDAGRIMHARLGLDEQTLMGSDATAGHPYPGKQGVALSLAYPTVSDAQRVFELLADGGSITMPLQKTFWAEAHGSLIDRYGTRWMVSGGRVSH
- a CDS encoding MFS transporter, giving the protein MTHGIHGKQRWWALMVLCLGVLMIVLDTTIVNVALPSIREDLHFTETSLVWVVNAYMLTFGGFLLLGGRLGDLLGHRRMFLAGLVVFTIASLACGLAQNQALLIGARAAQGLGGAVVSAVSLSLIMNLFTETGERARAMGVYGFVCAGGGSIGVLLGGLLTSALSWHWIFLVNLPIGVVVYALCLRLIPAARPAAAGTRLDVAGALSVTASLMLAVYAVVNGNEAGWTSTQSLTLLGAAAALMILFLTIEARVESPLMPLGLFRLRNVATANVVGVLWAAAMFAWFFVSALYMQLVLGYSPMEVGLAFLPANLIMAAFSLGLSAKLVMRFGIRAPLATGLFMAALGLALFARAPVDGSFAADVLPGMLLLGLGAGVAFNPMLLAAMSDVEPSQSGLASGVVNTAFMMGGALGLAVLASLAAARSAGLAAAGAAPSVALNGGYQLTFLAGALIAGLAAVLSALLVRTRNHELSVQAGTTH
- a CDS encoding M20 aminoacylase family protein, with the translated sequence MNLIEEIVENSPSIRDIRRDIHAHPELAFEENRTSDLVAQLLESWDIPVHRGFGKTGLVGVIRNGDSGRTLGLRADMDALPMHEVNQFSHASKHPGVMHACGHDGHTAMLLGAAQHLARHRNFDGTVYLIFQPAEERGGGAREMMRDGLFEKFPMEAVFGMHNMPGIPVGCFASSAGPVLASNSEFHVTIRGKGGHAAMPHLAIDPIPAAAQMIEAFQTIISRNKKPLETAVISVTTVQAGGVVNVIPDTCELRGTVRAYTRETLDLIERRMGEVAQHVAGMFGAQCEFVFTRHYPSTINHEAETSFMRNALTQVVGQERVLVQAPIMAAEDFSFMLEEVPGSYCFIGNGEGDHREPGHGEGPCLVHNTSYDFNDALLPIGASAFVKLAENWMPRK